Proteins encoded in a region of the Ancylobacter sp. SL191 genome:
- the rplK gene encoding 50S ribosomal protein L11, with product MAKKITGYVKLQVPAGSANPAPPIGPALGQRGLNIMEFCKAFNAQTAQMEKGMPIPVLITAYQDRSFTFELKTPPVSYFLKKAAGLVTKKKPGSGSKTPGKGGFVGKISQEQMREIAAMKMKDLNCDTVESAVRMIEGSARSMGLEVVG from the coding sequence ATGGCGAAGAAGATTACCGGCTATGTGAAGCTGCAGGTGCCGGCCGGCTCGGCCAACCCGGCCCCGCCGATCGGTCCCGCGCTCGGCCAGCGCGGCCTGAACATCATGGAATTCTGCAAGGCGTTCAACGCCCAGACCGCCCAGATGGAAAAGGGGATGCCGATCCCCGTCCTGATCACCGCGTATCAGGATCGTTCCTTCACCTTCGAACTCAAGACCCCCCCGGTCTCCTACTTCCTGAAGAAGGCGGCGGGTCTGGTCACGAAGAAGAAGCCCGGCTCGGGCTCGAAGACCCCCGGCAAGGGCGGCTTCGTCGGCAAGATCTCGCAGGAGCAGATGCGCGAGATCGCGGCGATGAAGATGAAGGATCTGAACTGCGACACCGTCGAATCGGCGGTCCGCATGATCGAGGGCTCCGCCCGTTCCATGGGCCTCGAAGTGGTGGGTTGA
- the rplJ gene encoding 50S ribosomal protein L10, whose product MDRAQKEELVTSLSDVFQNTSVVVVAHYSGLTVAQMSALRRQMKAAGATVKVAKNRLAKIALEGSEVAHVASLLKGPTIIAYSSDPVAAPKVAVDFAKTNDKFVILGGAFGKAALNVDGVKALATMPSLDELRAKLVGLIQAPATKIAQLSTAPAAKLARVFAAYAKENEAA is encoded by the coding sequence GTGGATCGAGCGCAAAAAGAAGAGCTCGTCACGTCGCTGTCCGATGTGTTCCAGAACACCTCGGTCGTCGTCGTGGCCCACTATTCCGGCCTCACCGTCGCCCAGATGTCGGCCCTGCGCCGTCAGATGAAGGCGGCCGGTGCGACCGTGAAGGTGGCGAAGAACCGCCTCGCGAAGATCGCTCTCGAAGGTTCGGAAGTCGCACATGTCGCGTCCCTGCTGAAGGGTCCGACCATTATCGCTTATTCGAGCGATCCTGTTGCGGCTCCGAAGGTTGCCGTGGACTTCGCCAAGACCAACGACAAGTTCGTGATCCTTGGCGGCGCCTTCGGCAAGGCGGCCCTGAATGTGGATGGTGTGAAGGCTCTGGCCACCATGCCGTCCCTTGATGAACTGCGTGCGAAGCTGGTTGGCCTTATCCAGGCCCCGGCGACCAAGATCGCCCAGCTCAGCACCGCGCCGGCGGCTAAGCTCGCCCGCGTGTTCGCGGCCTATGCCAAAGAGAACGAAGCCGCGTGA
- a CDS encoding ribbon-helix-helix domain-containing protein: MCKLFIEADRTLWQTRLKSVRLSGFSTSVRLENLYWQVLEEIAQRDGMSVSQLLAKLHEELTFAHGEVENFASFLRVCCGRYLSLQLEGDVPRDMATPIRSLDADAILAREAGRARGGRRLPDAA; the protein is encoded by the coding sequence ATGTGCAAGCTCTTCATCGAGGCCGACCGCACGCTTTGGCAGACGCGGCTGAAGTCGGTGCGCCTCAGCGGCTTCTCGACCAGCGTGCGGCTGGAGAACCTCTATTGGCAGGTGCTGGAGGAGATCGCCCAGCGCGACGGGATGAGCGTCTCCCAGCTTCTGGCCAAGCTGCACGAGGAACTCACCTTCGCCCATGGCGAGGTCGAGAACTTCGCCTCTTTCCTGCGCGTATGCTGCGGGCGCTATCTCAGCCTGCAGCTCGAGGGCGACGTGCCGCGCGACATGGCAACGCCGATCCGTAGTCTCGACGCCGATGCCATCCTCGCGCGCGAGGCCGGCCGTGCCCGTGGCGGCCGACGCCTGCCGGACGCGGCCTGA
- the rplL gene encoding 50S ribosomal protein L7/L12, with protein sequence MADLSKLVDELSSLTVLEAAELAKLLEEKWGVSAAAAVAVAAAPAGAAAPVAEEQTEFTVVLAAAGDKKIEVIKEVRAITGLGLKEAKDLVEGAPKAVKEGVTKEEAEKIKAQIEKAGAKVELK encoded by the coding sequence ATGGCTGACCTGTCGAAGCTCGTTGACGAGCTGTCCTCCCTCACCGTTCTCGAGGCTGCCGAGCTCGCGAAGCTCCTCGAAGAGAAGTGGGGCGTTTCCGCCGCGGCCGCCGTGGCCGTTGCCGCTGCCCCGGCTGGCGCTGCCGCGCCGGTCGCCGAAGAGCAGACCGAGTTCACCGTTGTCCTGGCCGCGGCCGGCGACAAGAAGATCGAAGTCATCAAGGAAGTCCGCGCCATCACCGGCCTGGGCCTCAAGGAAGCCAAGGATCTCGTCGAAGGCGCTCCCAAGGCCGTCAAGGAAGGCGTGACCAAGGAAGAAGCCGAGAAGATCAAGGCCCAGATCGAGAAGGCTGGCGCCAAGGTCGAGCTCAAGTGA
- the rplA gene encoding 50S ribosomal protein L1, with product MAKVSKRVRAVRDGIDPVKLYGLDEALVLLKERATAKFDETIEVAMNLGVDPRHADQMVRGVCNLPNGSGRTVRVAVFARGAKADEAKAAGADIVGAEDLLETIQGGTIDFDRCIATPDLMPLVGRLGKVLGPRGLMPNPKVGTVTMDVKGAVEAAKGGAVEFRVEKAGIIHAGIGKASFPVDKLAENIRAFADSVVKAKPTGAKGNYVQRIAVSSTMGPGLKVETASVLNPA from the coding sequence ATGGCCAAGGTTTCCAAGCGTGTTCGCGCGGTGCGCGACGGTATCGATCCGGTGAAGCTCTACGGTCTCGACGAGGCCCTGGTGCTGCTCAAGGAGCGTGCCACCGCCAAGTTCGACGAGACCATTGAGGTCGCGATGAATCTCGGCGTCGATCCCCGTCATGCCGACCAGATGGTCCGTGGCGTCTGCAACCTGCCGAATGGCTCGGGCCGCACCGTGCGCGTCGCCGTGTTCGCCCGTGGCGCCAAGGCTGATGAAGCCAAGGCGGCGGGTGCAGACATTGTCGGCGCCGAGGATCTGCTCGAGACCATCCAGGGCGGCACGATCGACTTCGATCGCTGCATCGCGACCCCGGACCTCATGCCGCTCGTCGGTCGTCTCGGTAAGGTGCTCGGCCCGCGCGGCCTGATGCCGAACCCGAAGGTCGGCACCGTGACCATGGACGTCAAGGGCGCCGTCGAGGCGGCCAAGGGCGGCGCGGTCGAGTTCCGCGTCGAGAAGGCCGGCATCATCCACGCCGGCATCGGCAAGGCCTCGTTCCCGGTCGACAAGCTCGCCGAGAACATCCGCGCCTTCGCTGACTCCGTGGTCAAGGCCAAGCCGACCGGCGCCAAGGGCAACTATGTCCAGCGCATTGCGGTGTCCTCGACCATGGGCCCGGGCCTCAAGGTCGAGACTGCCTCGGTCCTGAACCCGGCCTGA
- the nusG gene encoding transcription termination/antitermination protein NusG produces the protein MPMRWYIVHAYSNFEKKVADSIKEQAAQRGLTDLFEQVLVPTEKVVEVRRGRKVDAERKFFPGYVLVKMDLTDEAFHLIKNTPKVTGFLGADNKPMAIPEREAMRILQQVQEGIERPKPSISFEVGETVKVSDGPFASFNGIVEEVDEGRSRLKVAVSIFGRATPVELEFGQVEKT, from the coding sequence ATGCCGATGCGCTGGTACATCGTCCACGCCTATTCGAACTTCGAGAAGAAGGTCGCCGATTCCATCAAGGAACAGGCGGCGCAGCGTGGGCTCACCGATCTGTTCGAGCAGGTGCTGGTTCCGACCGAAAAGGTCGTCGAGGTGCGCCGTGGCCGCAAGGTCGACGCCGAACGCAAGTTCTTCCCCGGCTATGTGCTGGTGAAGATGGACCTCACCGACGAGGCCTTCCATCTCATCAAGAACACGCCGAAGGTCACCGGCTTCCTCGGCGCCGACAACAAGCCGATGGCGATCCCTGAGCGGGAGGCCATGCGCATCCTGCAGCAGGTTCAGGAAGGCATCGAGCGCCCGAAGCCGTCGATCAGCTTCGAGGTCGGCGAGACGGTCAAGGTCTCCGACGGCCCGTTCGCCTCGTTCAACGGCATCGTCGAGGAAGTCGACGAGGGGCGCTCGCGCCTCAAGGTCGCGGTCTCGATCTTCGGCCGCGCCACGCCGGTCGAACTGGAATTCGGTCAGGTCGAGAAGACCTGA
- the tuf gene encoding elongation factor Tu, with translation MAKEKFNRSKPHCNIGTIGHVDHGKTSLTAAITKVLAESGGATFTAYDQIDKAPEEKARGITISTAHVEYETANRHYAHVDCPGHADYVKNMITGAAQMDGAILVVSAADGPMPQTREHILLARQVGVPALVVFLNKCDMVDDEELLELVELEVRELLSKYDFPGDDIPIIRGSALVALENGDPKLGRDAVLKLMEAVDSYIPQPERPVDQPFLMPIEDVFSISGRGTVVTGRVERGIIKVGEEVEIVGIRPTIKTTVTGVEMFRKLLDQGQAGDNVGILVRGTKREDVERGQVVCKPGSVKPHTKFKAEAYILTKEEGGRHTPFFTNYRPQFYFRTTDVTGIVTLPEGTEMVMPGDNISVDVALIVPIAMEEKLRFAIREGGRTVGAGVVAAIIE, from the coding sequence ATGGCCAAAGAGAAGTTCAACCGTTCGAAGCCTCACTGCAACATTGGCACGATTGGCCATGTTGACCATGGCAAGACGTCGCTGACGGCGGCGATCACGAAGGTTCTTGCGGAGTCGGGCGGCGCGACGTTCACGGCGTATGACCAGATCGACAAGGCGCCGGAAGAGAAGGCGCGCGGCATCACGATCTCGACGGCTCACGTTGAGTACGAGACGGCGAACCGCCACTACGCTCACGTCGACTGCCCCGGCCACGCCGACTATGTGAAGAACATGATCACCGGCGCGGCGCAGATGGACGGCGCGATCCTGGTGGTGTCGGCGGCGGACGGCCCGATGCCGCAGACCCGCGAGCACATCCTTCTGGCCCGTCAGGTCGGCGTTCCGGCCCTGGTGGTGTTCCTGAACAAGTGCGACATGGTCGACGACGAGGAGCTTCTTGAGCTGGTCGAGCTCGAGGTTCGCGAGCTTCTGTCGAAGTACGACTTCCCGGGCGACGACATCCCGATCATCCGTGGCTCGGCGCTTGTGGCGCTGGAGAATGGCGACCCGAAGCTCGGCCGCGACGCGGTTCTGAAGCTGATGGAAGCGGTCGACAGCTACATCCCGCAGCCGGAGCGTCCGGTTGACCAGCCGTTCCTGATGCCGATCGAAGACGTGTTCTCGATCTCGGGCCGCGGCACGGTTGTGACCGGTCGCGTGGAGCGCGGCATCATCAAGGTCGGCGAGGAAGTCGAGATCGTCGGCATCCGCCCGACCATCAAGACGACGGTGACCGGCGTCGAGATGTTCCGCAAGCTGCTCGATCAGGGCCAGGCGGGCGACAATGTCGGCATTCTGGTGCGCGGCACCAAGCGTGAGGACGTTGAGCGCGGTCAGGTCGTGTGCAAGCCGGGTTCGGTGAAGCCGCACACGAAGTTCAAGGCCGAGGCGTACATCCTGACGAAGGAAGAGGGCGGCCGCCACACGCCGTTCTTCACCAACTACCGTCCGCAGTTCTACTTCCGCACGACGGACGTGACGGGCATCGTGACGCTGCCGGAAGGCACGGAAATGGTGATGCCGGGCGACAACATCTCGGTTGACGTGGCGCTGATCGTTCCGATCGCGATGGAAGAGAAGCTGCGCTTCGCCATCCGCGAAGGCGGCCGCACCGTCGGCGCCGGCGTCGTCGCCGCCATCATCGAGTGA
- a CDS encoding DJ-1/PfpI family protein, which produces MAAKRILMIVGDFVEDYEVMVPFQALLAVGHTVHAVCPDKKAGDSVNTAIHDFEGQQTYSEKRGHNFALNASFADIDPARYDALVIPGGRAPEYLRMNARVIEIVRHFFDTAKPVAAICHGAQLLAGARVLEGRTCSAYPACRAEVELAGGIYADIAIDAAVTDGNLVSAPAWPAHPAWIGQFLTVLGTRIVHEEVRQAA; this is translated from the coding sequence ATGGCTGCCAAGCGCATTCTCATGATCGTCGGCGACTTCGTGGAAGATTACGAGGTCATGGTGCCGTTCCAGGCGCTGCTCGCCGTCGGCCACACCGTCCATGCGGTGTGTCCCGACAAGAAGGCCGGCGACAGCGTGAACACCGCGATTCACGACTTCGAGGGCCAGCAGACCTATTCGGAAAAGCGCGGCCACAACTTCGCGCTCAACGCCAGCTTCGCCGATATCGACCCGGCCCGTTACGACGCCCTGGTCATTCCCGGCGGCCGGGCGCCGGAATATCTGCGGATGAACGCCCGCGTCATCGAGATCGTCCGCCACTTCTTCGACACCGCCAAGCCCGTCGCCGCGATCTGCCATGGCGCGCAGCTACTCGCCGGCGCGCGCGTGCTGGAGGGCCGGACCTGCTCGGCCTATCCCGCCTGCCGCGCCGAGGTGGAACTTGCCGGCGGCATTTATGCCGACATCGCCATCGACGCGGCGGTGACCGACGGCAATCTGGTGAGCGCTCCGGCCTGGCCGGCCCATCCCGCATGGATCGGCCAGTTCCTCACCGTGCTCGGCACGCGGATCGTGCATGAGGAGGTGCGGCAGGCGGCGTGA
- the secE gene encoding preprotein translocase subunit SecE — MAKTNPVEFFQQVRAEARKVTWPTRRETLITTAMVFVMVVLASLFFLVADQVLSFVIAHILQIGR, encoded by the coding sequence ATGGCGAAGACGAATCCGGTCGAGTTCTTTCAGCAGGTCCGCGCGGAAGCCCGCAAGGTCACCTGGCCGACCCGTCGCGAGACGTTGATCACCACCGCCATGGTTTTCGTCATGGTCGTGCTGGCCTCGCTCTTCTTCCTGGTTGCCGACCAGGTCTTGAGCTTCGTCATCGCGCATATCCTGCAGATCGGTCGTTGA
- the rpoB gene encoding DNA-directed RNA polymerase subunit beta — protein MAQTFTGRKRVRKFFGKIQEVAEMPNLIEVQKASYDQFLQIDEPKGGRADDGIQAVFKSVFPISDFSGAAMLEFVRYEFEPPKYDVDECRQRGMTFAAPLKVTLRLIVFDVDPDTGSKSVKDIKEQDVYMGDIPLMTSNGTFIVNGTERVIVSQMHRSPGVFFDHDKGKTHSSGKLLFAARIIPYRGSWLDIEFDAKDIVFARIDRRRKIPVTSLLFALGLDGEEILNTFYETISFTRTKDGWRMPFDPKRMKGYKAVADLVDADTGEVVIEAGKKITVRQARLLAEKGLKALKISDEEMIGQYVAEDLVNPSSGEIYVEAGEEVSDKMLKQLVELGYDDLPILDIDHVNVGAYIRNTLAVDKNLTREDSLFDIYRVMRPGEPPTLDSAQAMFHSLFFDSERYDLSAVGRVKMNMRLDLDCPDTMRVLRREDILAVIKTLVELRDGKGEIDDIDHLGNRRVRSVGELMENQYRVGLLRMERAIKERMSSVDIDTVMPQDLINAKPVAAAVREFFGSSQLSQFMDQTNPLSEITHKRRLSALGPGGLTRERAGFEVRDVHPTHYGRICPIETPEGPNIGLINSLATFARVNKYGFIEAPYRRVKDSQVQDEVVYLSAMEEGKYYVAQANIPLDSEGRFTEDLIVCRHAGDVLLVTPDRVDFMDVSPKQLVSVAAALIPFLENDDANRALMGSNMQRQAVPLVRADAPFVGTGMESIVARDSGAAIAARRTGVIDQVDATRIVIRATEENDPSKSGVDIYRLQKFQRSNQSTCINQRPLVRVGDRVKKGDIIADGPSTDLGDLALGRNILVAFMPWNGYNFEDSILLSENISKGDIFSSIHIEEFEVMARDTKLGPEEITRDIPNVSEEALKNLDEAGIVYIGAEVQAGDILCGKITPKGESPMTPEEKLLRAIFGEKAADVRDTSLRVPPGVTGTVVEVRVFNRHGVDKDERAQAIEREEIERLAKDRDDEQAILDRNVFGRLAEMLDGKTGVAGPKGFKKDTAITRSVLADYPRSQWWQFAVADDQMMSELEAIRNQYDESKKRLEQRFLDKVEKLQRGDELPPGVMKMVKVFIAVKRKIQPGDKMAGRHGNKGVVSRIVPVEDMPFLEDGTPVDMVLNPLGVPSRMNVGQILETHMGWACAGLGKVIDRAIEAYHQQNDIAPLKDAFGKIYGEDDTIASLDEEGLVELGSNLRRGVPIATPVFDGAREADIERMLELAGLDKSAQSSLYDGRSGDQFDRKVTVGYIYMLKLHHLVDDKIHARSIGPYSLVTQQPLGGKAQFGGQRFGEMEVWALEAYGAAYTLQEMLTVKSDDVAGRTKVYEAIVRGDDTFEAGIPESFNVLVKEMRSLGLNVELMNSKTLSAVPGAGESLPAAE, from the coding sequence ATGGCGCAGACGTTCACCGGTCGTAAGCGGGTCCGCAAGTTTTTCGGCAAGATCCAGGAAGTGGCTGAGATGCCGAACCTCATTGAGGTTCAGAAGGCGTCCTATGACCAGTTCCTGCAGATCGACGAGCCGAAGGGCGGGCGTGCGGACGACGGCATTCAGGCGGTTTTCAAGTCGGTATTCCCGATCTCGGACTTTTCGGGCGCTGCCATGCTCGAATTCGTCCGCTATGAGTTCGAGCCGCCAAAGTACGACGTCGACGAGTGCCGCCAGCGTGGCATGACCTTCGCCGCGCCGCTCAAGGTCACCCTCCGCCTCATCGTGTTCGATGTCGATCCCGACACCGGCTCCAAGTCCGTCAAGGACATCAAGGAGCAGGACGTCTATATGGGCGACATCCCGCTGATGACCTCGAACGGCACGTTCATCGTGAACGGCACCGAGCGCGTCATCGTCTCGCAGATGCACCGCTCGCCGGGCGTGTTCTTCGACCACGACAAGGGCAAGACCCACTCCTCGGGCAAGCTCCTGTTCGCCGCGCGCATCATCCCCTATCGCGGTTCCTGGCTCGACATCGAGTTCGACGCCAAGGACATCGTGTTCGCGCGCATCGACCGCCGCCGCAAGATTCCGGTGACGAGCCTGCTCTTCGCCCTCGGTCTCGACGGCGAGGAAATCCTCAACACCTTCTACGAGACCATTTCCTTCACCCGCACGAAGGACGGATGGCGCATGCCTTTCGATCCCAAGCGCATGAAGGGCTACAAGGCTGTCGCGGACCTTGTGGACGCCGATACCGGCGAAGTCGTCATCGAAGCCGGCAAGAAGATCACCGTGCGCCAGGCGCGCCTGCTCGCCGAGAAGGGCCTCAAGGCCCTCAAGATCTCCGACGAGGAGATGATCGGCCAGTACGTCGCCGAAGACCTCGTGAACCCGAGCTCTGGCGAGATCTATGTCGAGGCGGGCGAGGAAGTCAGCGACAAGATGCTGAAGCAGCTTGTCGAGCTCGGCTATGACGACCTGCCGATCCTGGACATCGACCACGTCAATGTGGGCGCCTATATCCGCAACACGCTGGCCGTCGACAAGAACCTCACCCGTGAGGATTCGCTGTTCGACATCTACCGCGTGATGCGTCCGGGCGAGCCGCCGACGCTCGATTCCGCGCAAGCCATGTTCCACTCGCTGTTCTTCGATTCCGAGCGCTACGACCTCTCCGCGGTCGGCCGCGTGAAGATGAACATGCGCCTCGACCTTGACTGCCCGGACACGATGCGCGTGCTGCGCCGCGAGGACATCCTCGCGGTCATCAAGACGCTGGTCGAGCTGCGCGACGGCAAGGGCGAGATCGACGACATCGATCACCTCGGCAACCGCCGCGTCCGTTCGGTCGGCGAGCTGATGGAGAACCAGTACCGCGTCGGCCTGCTGCGCATGGAGCGCGCCATCAAGGAGCGCATGTCGTCCGTCGACATCGACACCGTGATGCCGCAGGATCTCATCAACGCCAAGCCGGTTGCGGCGGCGGTGCGCGAGTTCTTCGGCTCGTCGCAGCTCTCGCAGTTCATGGACCAGACCAACCCGCTGTCCGAGATCACGCACAAGCGTCGTCTCTCGGCCCTCGGCCCGGGCGGTCTGACCCGCGAGCGTGCCGGCTTCGAGGTGCGCGACGTGCACCCGACGCATTACGGCCGCATCTGCCCGATCGAGACGCCGGAAGGCCCGAACATCGGCCTCATCAACTCGCTGGCGACCTTCGCCCGCGTGAACAAGTACGGCTTCATCGAGGCGCCCTATCGCCGCGTGAAGGACAGCCAGGTCCAGGACGAAGTGGTCTATCTCTCCGCCATGGAGGAGGGAAAGTACTACGTCGCCCAGGCGAACATTCCGCTCGATTCGGAAGGTCGCTTCACCGAAGATCTGATTGTCTGCCGCCACGCTGGCGACGTTCTTCTCGTGACGCCGGACCGCGTCGACTTCATGGACGTGTCGCCGAAGCAGCTCGTCTCGGTCGCCGCCGCGCTCATTCCGTTCCTTGAGAACGACGACGCGAACCGCGCTCTGATGGGCTCGAACATGCAGCGTCAGGCCGTGCCGCTGGTGCGCGCCGATGCGCCCTTCGTCGGCACCGGCATGGAATCGATTGTCGCTCGTGACTCGGGCGCGGCCATCGCTGCCCGCCGCACCGGCGTCATCGACCAGGTGGACGCGACCCGTATCGTCATCCGCGCGACGGAAGAGAATGATCCGTCGAAGTCGGGCGTCGACATCTACCGCTTGCAGAAGTTCCAGCGCTCCAACCAGTCGACCTGCATCAACCAGCGTCCGCTGGTGCGCGTGGGCGACCGGGTGAAGAAGGGCGACATCATCGCGGACGGTCCCTCGACCGACCTCGGCGATCTCGCGCTCGGCCGGAACATCCTCGTCGCGTTCATGCCGTGGAACGGCTACAACTTCGAGGACTCCATCCTCCTCTCCGAGAACATCTCGAAGGGCGACATCTTCTCCTCGATCCATATCGAGGAATTCGAGGTGATGGCCCGCGATACCAAGCTCGGGCCGGAGGAAATCACGCGCGACATTCCGAACGTGTCGGAAGAGGCGCTGAAGAACCTCGACGAAGCCGGCATCGTCTATATCGGCGCCGAAGTGCAGGCGGGCGACATTCTCTGCGGCAAGATCACGCCGAAGGGTGAGTCCCCGATGACCCCGGAAGAGAAGCTGCTGCGCGCCATCTTCGGCGAGAAGGCGGCGGATGTGCGCGACACCTCGCTGCGCGTTCCCCCGGGCGTCACCGGCACGGTCGTCGAAGTCCGCGTGTTCAACCGCCATGGCGTCGACAAGGACGAGCGCGCCCAGGCGATCGAGCGCGAGGAAATCGAGCGTCTGGCCAAGGACCGCGACGACGAGCAGGCGATCCTCGACCGCAACGTCTTCGGCCGCCTGGCCGAGATGCTCGACGGCAAGACCGGCGTGGCGGGCCCCAAGGGCTTCAAGAAGGATACGGCGATCACCCGTTCGGTGCTGGCCGACTATCCGCGCAGCCAGTGGTGGCAGTTCGCCGTCGCCGACGACCAGATGATGAGCGAGCTGGAAGCGATCCGTAACCAGTACGACGAGTCGAAGAAGCGCCTTGAGCAGCGCTTCCTCGACAAGGTCGAGAAGCTCCAGCGTGGCGACGAGCTGCCGCCGGGCGTGATGAAGATGGTCAAGGTCTTCATCGCCGTGAAGCGCAAGATCCAGCCGGGCGACAAGATGGCCGGCCGGCACGGCAACAAGGGCGTGGTCTCGCGCATCGTCCCGGTCGAGGACATGCCGTTCCTTGAGGACGGCACCCCGGTCGACATGGTGCTCAACCCGCTCGGCGTGCCCTCGCGCATGAACGTCGGCCAGATCCTCGAGACCCACATGGGTTGGGCCTGCGCCGGCCTCGGCAAGGTGATCGATCGTGCGATCGAGGCGTATCATCAGCAGAACGACATCGCTCCGCTGAAGGATGCCTTTGGCAAGATCTACGGTGAGGACGACACCATCGCCTCGCTGGACGAAGAAGGGCTGGTCGAGCTCGGTTCCAACCTGCGGCGCGGCGTTCCCATCGCCACGCCGGTGTTCGATGGCGCCCGCGAGGCGGACATCGAGCGCATGCTGGAACTGGCCGGTCTCGACAAGTCCGCGCAGTCCTCGCTCTATGACGGGCGCAGCGGTGACCAGTTCGACCGTAAGGTGACGGTCGGCTACATCTACATGCTGAAGCTGCATCATCTTGTCGACGACAAGATCCATGCGCGCTCGATCGGCCCGTACTCGCTCGTTACCCAGCAGCCGCTGGGTGGTAAGGCGCAGTTCGGCGGACAGCGCTTCGGTGAAATGGAGGTGTGGGCCCTTGAAGCGTATGGCGCTGCCTACACGCTGCAGGAGATGCTCACCGTCAAGTCCGACGACGTCGCCGGCCGTACCAAGGTCTATGAGGCGATCGTTCGCGGCGACGACACCTTCGAAGCGGGTATTCCCGAGAGCTTCAACGTTCTCGTGAAGGAGATGCGTTCGCTCGGCCTCAATGTCGAGCTGATGAACTCCAAGACCCTTTCGGCGGTGCCGGGCGCGGGCGAGAGCCTCCCAGCGGCTGAATGA
- a CDS encoding TrmH family RNA methyltransferase, whose translation MNDRPKPPSDRPARPAKPGFGRGGGKGFGGRYGGGSGGFSKGSGGKGGSRPRPAGRPFGEWPDDVAILYGWHSVVEALRNPRRKVRRLMATENALKRLEDESIPLKVTPEQVRPGEIDRLVGPDAVHQGLFAECDPLPSLKLVDAAENDLVLVLDQITDPHNVGAIVRSAAALKVGAIITTARHSPAATGVLAKSASGGLEHVPFCFVGNLARALEELRDSGVQVVGLDSEGPADLVDTPLRRPVALVLGAEGKGLRQLTRQTCDTLARIDLPGAIVSLNVSNAAVLALHIARRAIGQPAG comes from the coding sequence ATGAACGATCGACCCAAGCCCCCGTCCGACCGTCCCGCCCGCCCCGCAAAGCCCGGCTTCGGCCGTGGCGGCGGCAAGGGATTCGGCGGCAGGTATGGCGGGGGCAGCGGCGGCTTCAGCAAGGGTAGCGGCGGCAAGGGTGGGTCTCGCCCCCGGCCGGCGGGACGCCCCTTCGGCGAATGGCCGGATGATGTCGCCATCCTTTATGGCTGGCACAGCGTGGTGGAAGCCCTGCGCAATCCGCGCCGCAAGGTGCGCCGGCTGATGGCGACCGAGAACGCGCTGAAGCGGCTCGAGGACGAATCGATTCCGCTCAAGGTCACGCCCGAACAGGTACGTCCCGGCGAGATCGACCGCCTTGTGGGACCGGATGCGGTGCATCAGGGGCTTTTTGCCGAGTGCGATCCCCTGCCCTCGCTCAAGCTTGTGGACGCGGCCGAGAACGACCTCGTGCTGGTGCTCGACCAGATCACCGACCCGCACAATGTCGGCGCCATCGTGCGCTCGGCGGCGGCACTGAAGGTCGGCGCGATCATCACCACCGCGCGTCACAGCCCGGCCGCGACCGGCGTGCTGGCCAAGAGCGCCAGCGGCGGGCTGGAGCATGTGCCCTTCTGCTTCGTCGGTAATCTCGCCCGTGCCCTCGAAGAGCTGAGAGACAGCGGCGTTCAAGTGGTTGGCCTCGATAGCGAGGGGCCGGCGGACCTTGTGGACACGCCGCTGCGCCGTCCGGTTGCGCTGGTGCTGGGCGCCGAGGGCAAGGGCCTGCGCCAGCTCACGCGCCAGACCTGCGACACGCTCGCGCGCATCGACCTGCCCGGCGCCATCGTCAGCCTCAACGTGTCGAACGCCGCCGTCCTCGCCCTGCATAT